Proteins from one Staphylococcus saprophyticus subsp. saprophyticus ATCC 15305 = NCTC 7292 genomic window:
- a CDS encoding LysE family translocator — MNHWINFIIMSLLILIVPGPSFFAVIKNSTHGGIKSGISTTLGIASAHLIYATLATLGLIFILVSSQTIFLLIKILGAAYIIYLGLKNILNAHKFEYDKSDGLNTEKPDLFKSYKQGFITMILNPKAILFYISILPQFINHQSNQSIQVAIFSILFIITVITWFSLCTLVFNYIKIIFEKPKVKMCFDYIVSTTLIALSLKILTTKH, encoded by the coding sequence ATGAATCATTGGATTAACTTTATTATTATGTCATTACTCATACTTATTGTACCGGGGCCTAGTTTTTTTGCAGTTATAAAAAACAGTACACATGGTGGCATTAAAAGCGGTATTTCCACAACATTAGGTATCGCCAGTGCCCATTTAATTTACGCTACATTAGCAACACTTGGGCTTATTTTTATACTCGTAAGTTCACAAACTATATTTTTATTAATCAAAATATTAGGTGCAGCCTACATTATTTATCTTGGTTTGAAAAACATACTGAATGCGCACAAATTTGAGTATGATAAATCAGATGGCTTAAATACAGAAAAACCCGATTTATTTAAGTCATATAAACAAGGATTCATCACTATGATTTTAAATCCAAAAGCAATTCTATTTTATATTAGTATATTACCTCAATTTATAAACCATCAAAGTAACCAAAGTATCCAAGTAGCAATATTTTCAATCCTATTTATAATAACTGTAATCACATGGTTTAGTTTATGTACTTTGGTCTTTAATTACATAAAAATCATCTTTGAAAAACCTAAGGTTAAAATGTGTTTCGATTATATCGTTAGTACAACTTTAATTGCATTATCCCTCAAGATATTAACTACAAAACATTAA